One Nostoc punctiforme PCC 73102 DNA window includes the following coding sequences:
- a CDS encoding NYN domain-containing protein, producing the protein MGSPMNRLSIFVDGNNMFYAQQKNGWFFDPRRVLEYFKHEQSETTLINAFWYTGLKDPQDQRGFRDALISLGYTVRTKILKEYYDDTSGRYSQKANLDIEIVVDMFNTVDQYDRVVLFSGDGDFERAIELLRSKNTHITVVSTEGMIARELRNATDRYIDLNDIRDQIEKTEG; encoded by the coding sequence ATGGGTTCTCCAATGAATCGTCTGTCTATTTTTGTAGACGGAAACAATATGTTCTATGCTCAACAAAAAAATGGGTGGTTTTTTGACCCGCGGCGAGTCTTAGAATACTTTAAACATGAGCAATCAGAAACAACATTAATTAATGCATTCTGGTACACTGGCTTAAAAGACCCACAAGATCAACGAGGTTTTAGAGATGCTCTAATTAGTCTAGGATATACAGTCCGAACTAAAATTCTTAAAGAATATTATGATGATACTTCTGGTCGTTACTCGCAAAAAGCGAATTTAGATATTGAAATTGTTGTAGATATGTTTAATACAGTAGACCAGTATGACCGAGTAGTATTATTCAGTGGCGATGGAGATTTTGAACGAGCAATCGAACTATTACGCTCAAAAAATACACATATTACGGTAGTATCTACAGAAGGAATGATCGCTAGAGAACTACGAAACGCTACTGATAGATATATAGATTTAAATGATATCAGAGATCAAATAGAAAAAACCGAAGGTTAA
- a CDS encoding HEAT repeat domain-containing protein, with amino-acid sequence MTKHTRQVLLSALKVVVLCLTLFLLCTSNSWAQITTDSKIAPLIEKLIDNDAHIRSLAADALVNIGSPAVPSLIEALKNQDINLRWHAASVLGDLGAEAAPAVSALSAALQDEDGQVRLYATLALGNIGTAAKAAVPSLMAALQDKEQFVRIYVPSALRKIGVEAKVAVPVLTAALKDKNPTVRYNSAYALGAMGTEAVSSVPNLIALLNDNQFYVRLGAIKGLGGIAAGFQDKANALPTSKLQKVISDFEQVLATIQKYKDKFTETDIRLIRRPLNALKAEKETRLFDRVLESLFKHKLLLGIAAYLILLPSIWLILLRVAPLWLLKINNALKPYTDFSLPFISVNVPLRYVLFVGWFHYHPRVLDAWVAKYIKAAREQFPKKDTVNSRACYIPIPVVLDSTTVPQLMNENLRSTFEKQRSCLVIGGEGGVGKTSLACRIAGWAMAEAEDQQLCKHLMLPVLLEEEFRVTEGKSPLLEAIRGQLQALIDEPEPICQELLLRLLRKKRILVIVDRFSEMNATTREAIEPESPEFPVNALVITSRIEEKLGRVNKTIIKPLRIEANKLSSFMEAYLMQRGKRDRFTDQEFFDACNRLSLMVGQNNITVLLAKLYAEQLIASKDVTSNISALPENIPNLMLGYINELNRDVTDNQFDDRTVHQDAKAIAWECLQQSYQPATAKRADAIAALAALGIDDPEAHLNYLEKRLHLIQTIGSAKDRIRFCLDPLAEYLAGWYLIELYGNNDGKWRSHFFKKADDLVKTGAPDAIKGLLLAVQDCYLSEIQGSKETDFVPQKSGKLAGFTPSINIPATTVQTPIP; translated from the coding sequence ATGACAAAGCATACCAGACAAGTATTACTTAGTGCGCTCAAGGTGGTTGTCTTATGCCTGACACTGTTCCTACTATGCACAAGCAATAGTTGGGCGCAAATCACTACTGACAGCAAAATTGCTCCGCTGATTGAGAAGCTGATAGATAACGATGCCCACATCAGAAGCCTTGCAGCAGATGCATTAGTTAATATCGGTTCGCCAGCAGTGCCGTCTCTGATTGAAGCTTTGAAAAATCAGGATATTAATCTTCGCTGGCACGCGGCTTCTGTTTTAGGAGATTTGGGTGCAGAAGCAGCACCAGCCGTTTCTGCTTTAAGTGCGGCATTGCAAGATGAAGATGGACAAGTCCGCCTGTACGCCACCTTAGCTTTAGGAAATATTGGTACAGCAGCCAAAGCAGCAGTTCCATCGTTGATGGCGGCGTTACAAGACAAGGAGCAATTTGTTCGCATTTATGTTCCTTCTGCACTCAGAAAAATTGGTGTAGAAGCGAAAGTAGCTGTCCCAGTATTAACTGCTGCCTTAAAAGATAAGAACCCCACTGTACGTTACAATTCTGCTTACGCTCTGGGTGCAATGGGTACAGAAGCAGTATCTTCTGTCCCGAATTTAATTGCCCTGTTGAATGATAACCAGTTTTACGTGCGTTTAGGTGCTATCAAAGGTTTAGGAGGAATAGCGGCAGGCTTTCAGGACAAAGCAAATGCTTTACCTACCTCCAAGTTGCAGAAAGTTATCTCAGACTTTGAGCAGGTATTGGCAACTATACAAAAATACAAAGATAAATTCACAGAGACGGACATTAGGCTGATACGTCGCCCTCTCAATGCCCTGAAAGCAGAAAAAGAAACTCGCCTCTTTGATAGAGTTCTGGAATCGCTATTTAAGCATAAATTACTCTTGGGAATTGCCGCTTACCTTATCTTATTACCTTCTATTTGGTTAATTCTCTTGCGGGTAGCCCCTTTATGGTTGTTGAAAATTAACAACGCCCTCAAACCTTACACAGATTTTTCTCTCCCATTTATCAGCGTTAATGTACCTCTGCGATATGTGCTATTTGTTGGCTGGTTTCATTACCATCCCAGAGTATTAGATGCGTGGGTAGCTAAATATATCAAAGCAGCCCGCGAGCAATTTCCCAAAAAGGATACAGTTAACAGTCGCGCCTGTTACATTCCTATTCCCGTTGTTCTGGATAGTACAACAGTTCCCCAACTGATGAATGAGAATTTACGCTCAACTTTCGAGAAACAACGTAGCTGCTTAGTAATTGGTGGGGAAGGGGGTGTAGGTAAAACCAGTTTAGCGTGTCGAATCGCTGGATGGGCAATGGCTGAGGCTGAAGACCAACAACTCTGCAAACATTTGATGTTACCTGTGCTTTTAGAAGAAGAATTTCGGGTAACTGAAGGTAAGTCGCCGCTTTTAGAAGCTATCAGAGGACAGTTGCAAGCTTTAATTGATGAGCCAGAGCCGATTTGTCAAGAATTATTGTTACGTTTATTAAGAAAAAAACGCATTCTAGTAATTGTAGACCGTTTCTCAGAAATGAATGCCACTACACGAGAAGCAATTGAGCCGGAGTCGCCAGAGTTTCCGGTGAATGCGTTGGTGATTACTTCCCGAATTGAGGAAAAGTTGGGGCGGGTTAATAAGACGATAATTAAACCCTTGCGGATTGAGGCGAATAAACTATCGTCCTTTATGGAAGCTTATCTGATGCAGCGAGGTAAACGCGATCGCTTTACCGATCAAGAATTTTTTGACGCTTGTAACCGTCTTTCTCTCATGGTCGGTCAAAATAATATCACTGTTTTGCTGGCGAAACTTTATGCTGAACAGTTAATCGCCAGTAAAGACGTTACATCTAATATTTCTGCGTTACCAGAGAATATTCCCAATTTGATGCTGGGTTATATCAATGAACTCAATCGTGATGTTACAGACAATCAATTTGATGATCGCACCGTTCATCAAGATGCCAAAGCGATCGCTTGGGAATGTTTGCAGCAAAGTTACCAACCAGCAACCGCCAAGCGTGCAGATGCTATTGCTGCATTAGCAGCTTTGGGTATTGACGATCCTGAAGCACACCTCAATTATCTGGAAAAGCGCCTACACCTGATTCAAACTATCGGTTCTGCTAAAGATAGAATCCGTTTTTGTCTCGATCCTTTGGCTGAGTATCTTGCAGGTTGGTATTTAATCGAATTGTATGGCAATAACGATGGCAAATGGCGATCGCATTTTTTCAAAAAGGCAGATGATTTAGTTAAAACAGGCGCACCAGATGCCATCAAAGGCTTGTTGTTGGCAGTGCAAGATTGCTACTTATCTGAGATTCAAGGTAGCAAAGAAACAGACTTTGTACCCCAGAAATCGGGTAAACTGGCTGGGTTTACACCTTCAATCAATATACCAGCTACTACTGTGCAAACACCAATACCATAA
- a CDS encoding GNAT family N-acetyltransferase, whose protein sequence is MNEELKHRFYINTEKSKLDIQMIHDFLQTSYWAENIPLATVEKSIQNSLCFGLYEDNQQVGFARVITDYATSALLKDVFILEPYRGQGLGKWFVEYILEYPELQDVQRWMLGTKDAHGLYRRYGFKNLTEPEKIMMRLNPNANQA, encoded by the coding sequence ATGAATGAAGAATTAAAACATCGATTTTACATCAACACCGAGAAATCTAAATTAGACATTCAAATGATTCATGATTTTTTACAAACCTCCTATTGGGCTGAAAACATCCCGTTAGCTACTGTGGAAAAGTCTATACAAAATTCTTTATGTTTTGGACTTTATGAAGATAATCAACAAGTGGGCTTTGCGAGAGTCATCACTGATTATGCAACTTCTGCGTTGTTAAAAGATGTTTTTATTTTGGAGCCTTATCGAGGACAGGGTTTAGGAAAATGGTTTGTAGAATATATTTTGGAATATCCAGAATTGCAAGATGTTCAAAGATGGATGTTAGGCACAAAAGACGCTCATGGACTTTATCGCCGTTATGGATTTAAAAATTTGACAGAACCAGAGAAAATTATGATGCGTTTAAATCCTAATGCTAATCAAGCTTGA
- a CDS encoding 2-isopropylmalate synthase, giving the protein MTNKTDRIIIFDTTLRDGEQCPGATLNIDEKLVIAKQLARLGVDIIEAGFAFASPGDFEAVSKIAQIVGTENGPVICSLARAIKADIEAAAEALKPAVKGRIHTFISTSDIHLEYQLRKSRAEVLAIAEEMVAYAKSFMTDVEFSPMDAARSDPEFLYQVLERTIAAGATTVNIPDTVGYTTPSEFGAIIKGIIENVPNIDQAIISVHGHNDLGLAVANFLEAVKNGARQLECTINGIGERAGNASLEELVMALHVRRQYFNPFLGRPEESQESLTNIDTRQIYKTSRLVSNLTGMLVQPNKAIVGANAFAHESGIHQDGVLKNKLTYEIMDAQLIGLTDNQIVLGKHSGRNAFRTRLKELGFELSDTELNKAFVRFKEVADKKKDISDWDLEAIVNDEIQQAPDLFRVELVQVSCGSNARPTATVTLRTPKGEELTDAAIGTGPVDAVYKAINRVVNVPNELIEFSVQSVTAGIDAIGEVTIRLRYESKVFSGHAANTDIIVASAQAYVNALNRLYASLQTQEKPEEVTAQKV; this is encoded by the coding sequence ATGACAAACAAAACAGATCGGATTATCATTTTTGATACTACACTGCGAGATGGAGAGCAGTGTCCGGGAGCGACTTTGAATATAGACGAAAAGCTAGTTATTGCCAAGCAACTAGCGCGTCTGGGTGTGGATATAATTGAGGCAGGCTTTGCTTTTGCCAGTCCTGGAGATTTTGAAGCAGTCAGTAAGATTGCCCAAATTGTGGGGACAGAAAATGGCCCGGTAATTTGTAGTTTGGCAAGAGCAATTAAAGCAGATATTGAAGCGGCCGCAGAAGCATTAAAACCAGCCGTAAAGGGCAGAATTCACACATTTATTTCGACTTCTGATATTCATTTAGAGTATCAGTTACGGAAGTCACGGGCAGAAGTGCTAGCGATCGCCGAAGAAATGGTAGCTTATGCCAAATCCTTCATGACAGATGTCGAATTTTCGCCAATGGATGCGGCTCGTTCCGATCCAGAATTTTTGTACCAAGTGTTAGAGCGAACGATCGCAGCTGGTGCAACAACAGTTAATATTCCCGATACCGTGGGTTACACCACCCCAAGCGAATTTGGGGCAATAATTAAAGGCATTATTGAAAATGTCCCCAACATCGACCAAGCGATTATTTCCGTTCACGGTCATAATGATTTAGGCTTGGCAGTTGCTAACTTCTTAGAAGCCGTGAAAAATGGCGCACGGCAACTAGAATGTACAATCAATGGGATTGGCGAACGCGCCGGCAATGCCTCACTAGAAGAATTGGTAATGGCGTTGCATGTGCGGCGGCAATATTTTAACCCTTTTCTCGGCAGACCAGAAGAATCTCAAGAATCCCTGACAAATATCGACACCCGACAAATTTATAAAACCTCACGCTTAGTTTCTAATTTGACGGGAATGTTGGTACAACCAAATAAAGCGATCGTTGGTGCAAATGCCTTTGCCCATGAGTCTGGAATTCACCAAGATGGTGTGTTAAAAAACAAACTCACCTACGAAATTATGGATGCCCAATTGATTGGCTTAACAGACAATCAAATAGTTTTGGGCAAACATTCAGGGAGAAATGCTTTCCGGACTCGGTTGAAAGAATTGGGCTTTGAACTGTCAGATACTGAGTTAAATAAAGCCTTCGTTAGATTCAAAGAAGTAGCAGATAAAAAGAAAGATATTTCTGATTGGGATTTGGAAGCGATCGTTAACGATGAAATCCAACAAGCGCCCGATTTATTCCGGGTAGAGTTGGTGCAAGTTTCCTGTGGTAGCAACGCCCGTCCTACTGCTACAGTTACTCTGCGTACCCCAAAAGGTGAAGAATTAACCGATGCTGCGATCGGTACTGGGCCAGTGGATGCAGTTTACAAAGCCATCAACCGTGTGGTGAATGTGCCCAACGAGTTGATTGAGTTTTCTGTGCAGTCAGTAACAGCCGGTATTGATGCCATTGGCGAAGTGACAATTCGTTTACGTTATGAGTCTAAAGTGTTTTCTGGTCATGCAGCGAACACAGATATCATCGTGGCATCCGCACAAGCTTATGTAAATGCGTTGAATAGGTTGTATGCATCTTTGCAAACTCAAGAAAAGCCAGAGGAAGTAACTGCACAGAAAGTCTGA